A part of Paenibacillus donghaensis genomic DNA contains:
- the dnaJ gene encoding molecular chaperone DnaJ, with protein MADKRDFYEVLGVGRDASEDEVKKAYRKMARQYHPDVNKASDAEAKFKEVKEAYDVLSDGQRRAQYDQYGHIDPNQGMGGGGGDFGGGGLGDIFDMFFGGGGRRDPNAPQRGGDLQYTMTIEFKEAVFGKETDITIPRTETCDTCFGSGAKPGTKPQTCGVCHGSGQQEFVQNTPLGQMRNRRPCSGCGGAGKIIKEKCPTCAGNGKVKKQRKIHVRIPGGVDDGAQLRMSGEGEGGLRGGPAGDLYIVIRVKPHDFFERENDDIMCEVPLTFAQAALGDEIEIPTLTEKVKLKIPAGTQTGTFFRLKGKGVPRLRGTGQGDQHVRVIVVTPSKLSEEQKDLLRQFASHNGENTHEHEQSFFDRVKRAFRGD; from the coding sequence GTGGCAGATAAACGTGATTTTTATGAAGTGCTTGGCGTTGGCAGAGATGCTTCAGAGGATGAGGTGAAGAAGGCGTACCGCAAGATGGCGCGCCAATATCACCCGGACGTAAACAAGGCAAGTGATGCAGAGGCTAAATTCAAGGAAGTCAAAGAGGCTTATGACGTGCTGAGCGACGGCCAGCGCCGTGCCCAATATGACCAGTACGGGCATATTGATCCCAATCAGGGAATGGGCGGCGGCGGCGGCGATTTCGGCGGCGGCGGCCTAGGCGATATCTTCGATATGTTCTTTGGCGGCGGCGGTCGGCGTGATCCGAATGCCCCGCAGCGCGGCGGGGATTTGCAGTACACCATGACCATTGAATTCAAGGAAGCGGTGTTCGGCAAGGAAACCGATATTACGATTCCGCGTACGGAGACCTGTGATACCTGCTTTGGCTCCGGAGCGAAGCCAGGCACGAAACCACAGACCTGCGGCGTATGTCACGGCAGCGGCCAGCAGGAGTTCGTACAGAACACACCGCTGGGACAGATGCGCAACCGCCGTCCCTGCTCAGGCTGCGGCGGCGCCGGCAAGATCATCAAGGAGAAATGCCCAACCTGCGCCGGCAACGGCAAGGTTAAGAAGCAGCGTAAGATCCATGTACGCATTCCCGGCGGCGTAGACGACGGTGCACAGCTGCGGATGAGCGGCGAAGGTGAAGGCGGTCTGCGCGGCGGTCCTGCGGGCGATCTGTATATTGTCATCCGCGTGAAGCCGCATGATTTCTTCGAGCGTGAGAACGACGATATTATGTGCGAGGTTCCGCTTACGTTTGCGCAGGCGGCGCTGGGCGATGAGATTGAGATTCCTACCTTGACCGAGAAGGTCAAGCTGAAGATCCCGGCCGGTACACAGACCGGAACGTTCTTCCGGCTGAAAGGCAAAGGCGTTCCGCGCCTGCGCGGCACCGGCCAAGGCGATCAGCATGTAAGAGTGATCGTCGTGACTCCAAGCAAGCTCAGCGAAGAGCAGAAGGATCTGCTCCGCCAGTTTGCCTCCCATAACGGGGAGAACACACATGAGCATGAGCAGTCTTTCTTTGACCGTGTGAAACGAGCGTTCCGCGGCGATTAA
- the dnaK gene encoding molecular chaperone DnaK produces the protein MSKVIGIDLGTTNSCVAVMEGGEAVVIPNPEGARTTPSVVGFKKDGERIVGETAKRQAITNPDRTISSIKRHMGTAHKESIDGKDYSAQEISAMILQKLKSDAEAYLGQTVTQAVITVPAYFNDSQRQATKDAGKIAGLEVLRIVNEPTAAALAYGLEKSEDQTILVYDLGGGTFDVSILELGDGFFEVKATSGDNRLGGDDFDEVVMNHLVSEFKKEQGIDLSKDKSAVQRLKDAAEKAKKELSGVLTTTISLPFITVVDGVPQHLELNLTRAKFDELTAGLVERTLGPTRQALTDAGMTPADLTRIVLVGGSTRIPAVQDAIKKLTGKDPHKGVNPDEVVALGAAVQAGVLTGDVKDVVLLDVTPLSLGIETAGGVFTKMIERNTTIPTSKSQVYSTFADNQPSVEIHVLQGERQMANGNKTLGRFMLGDIPPAPRGVPQIEVTFDIDANGIVNVSATDKGTNKSQKITITSSSGLSDAEVEQMMKDAELHAEEDRKRKELVEAKNSADQLVYSTDKVIKDLGDKADAADVEKANEAKDKLKAALETDNLEEITAATEVLTEIVQQLSVKLYEQAAQAEQGAEGDAGAAEGNARKDNVVDADYEVVDDEKNQG, from the coding sequence GTGAGTAAAGTTATCGGTATTGACCTTGGAACCACCAACTCCTGCGTTGCGGTTATGGAAGGCGGCGAAGCCGTAGTTATTCCTAACCCAGAAGGCGCGCGTACAACCCCTTCGGTTGTAGGCTTCAAGAAAGACGGCGAGCGGATCGTCGGCGAAACGGCTAAACGTCAAGCGATCACCAACCCTGACCGTACGATCAGCTCGATCAAACGCCACATGGGTACTGCCCATAAAGAAAGCATCGATGGCAAGGATTATTCCGCACAGGAAATTTCGGCCATGATTCTGCAAAAGTTGAAATCCGATGCCGAAGCTTATCTGGGACAAACTGTAACCCAAGCGGTTATCACCGTTCCGGCTTATTTCAATGACAGCCAGCGTCAAGCTACCAAGGATGCGGGCAAAATTGCCGGTCTGGAAGTGCTGCGTATTGTGAACGAACCAACAGCTGCCGCATTGGCTTACGGTCTGGAGAAATCCGAAGACCAAACGATCCTTGTCTATGACCTTGGCGGCGGGACGTTTGACGTATCGATCCTTGAGCTGGGCGACGGCTTCTTCGAAGTTAAGGCTACCAGCGGTGACAACCGTCTGGGCGGCGATGATTTTGACGAAGTGGTCATGAATCATCTAGTGTCCGAATTCAAAAAAGAACAGGGCATTGACCTGAGCAAGGATAAATCTGCTGTACAGCGCCTGAAGGATGCTGCTGAGAAAGCGAAGAAAGAACTGTCCGGCGTGTTGACTACTACAATCTCCCTCCCGTTCATCACTGTGGTTGACGGCGTTCCGCAGCACTTGGAGCTGAACCTGACCCGCGCGAAATTCGATGAGCTGACTGCCGGTCTGGTAGAACGCACACTGGGACCAACCCGTCAGGCTTTGACCGATGCTGGCATGACACCTGCTGACCTGACCCGCATCGTGCTGGTAGGGGGCTCTACCCGTATTCCTGCCGTACAGGATGCGATCAAGAAGCTTACCGGCAAAGACCCTCACAAAGGTGTAAACCCGGATGAAGTGGTTGCCCTGGGTGCTGCCGTTCAAGCGGGCGTACTGACCGGTGACGTGAAAGACGTTGTACTGCTCGACGTAACTCCACTGTCCCTTGGTATCGAAACTGCAGGTGGCGTGTTCACGAAGATGATTGAACGCAACACTACAATCCCAACCAGCAAATCACAGGTGTACTCCACCTTTGCCGACAATCAGCCAAGCGTGGAAATTCACGTGCTGCAGGGCGAACGCCAGATGGCGAACGGCAACAAGACACTGGGACGCTTCATGCTGGGTGACATTCCACCGGCTCCGCGCGGTGTGCCGCAAATCGAGGTTACGTTTGACATTGATGCCAACGGTATCGTTAACGTATCCGCAACAGACAAAGGTACCAACAAGAGCCAGAAGATCACTATCACTTCTTCGAGCGGTCTGAGCGATGCCGAGGTTGAACAGATGATGAAGGACGCCGAGCTTCACGCTGAAGAAGACCGCAAGCGTAAAGAACTGGTGGAAGCGAAGAACAGTGCTGACCAGCTCGTGTACTCGACAGACAAAGTGATCAAGGATCTGGGCGACAAAGCCGATGCTGCCGATGTAGAGAAAGCCAATGAAGCCAAAGACAAGCTGAAGGCTGCACTGGAAACCGACAACCTGGAAGAAATCACAGCCGCTACAGAAGTGCTGACAGAGATCGTACAGCAGCTGTCTGTGAAGCTGTATGAACAGGCTGCCCAGGCTGAGCAGGGTGCTGAAGGCGACGCTGGTGCTGCTGAAGGCAATGCCAGAAAAGACAATGTAGTCGACGCTGATTATGAGGTTGTTGACGACGAGAAGAATCAAGGGTAA
- the grpE gene encoding nucleotide exchange factor GrpE, which translates to MKEEQVQDTNEIKDPAINEEQAAEEAEAAGEAESVAAEQVGEASAPGADAQRLQELADEHQARALRVQADFDNFRRRTQKEKEDLAQYATSKLVAELLPVLDNFERALLTTPVNPEFEAFSKGVNMIFRQLEGVLKAEGLTAMETVGQPFNPEYHQAIMQVESEEYEEGIVTEEVQKGYLLKDKILRPAMVKVSS; encoded by the coding sequence TTGAAAGAGGAACAAGTTCAAGACACTAATGAAATTAAAGATCCTGCGATAAATGAAGAGCAAGCGGCAGAGGAAGCGGAAGCAGCCGGTGAGGCTGAGTCCGTAGCTGCCGAACAGGTCGGGGAGGCTTCGGCTCCCGGCGCAGACGCCCAGCGTCTGCAGGAGCTGGCGGATGAACATCAGGCGCGCGCGCTGCGTGTACAGGCTGATTTCGATAACTTCCGCCGCCGCACCCAGAAGGAGAAAGAAGATCTGGCCCAGTATGCCACCTCCAAGCTTGTAGCTGAATTGCTGCCGGTTCTGGATAATTTTGAGCGTGCGCTGCTGACTACTCCCGTCAATCCGGAATTTGAAGCTTTCTCCAAAGGCGTAAACATGATTTTCCGCCAGCTGGAAGGTGTTCTGAAGGCAGAAGGACTTACGGCAATGGAAACGGTAGGACAGCCTTTTAATCCTGAATACCATCAGGCTATTATGCAGGTGGAGAGCGAGGAGTACGAGGAAGGTATCGTGACGGAAGAGGTCCAGAAGGGCTATCTCCTGAAAGATAAAATTCTTCGTCCGGCCATGGTCAAAGTCAGCAGCTAG
- the hrcA gene encoding heat-inducible transcriptional repressor HrcA — MLTERQRMILNAIVDDYISSAEPVGSRSISKRGDVGYSPATIRNEMADLEDLGYLEQPHTSAGRIPSHKGYRYYVDHLVPWNSAESAEMGTIRAFFAEKLNAMEQVIQHAAMVLSNMTNYTSILLGPEVFHTSLRHFQLLPLDDRTAVAIIVTSTGQVENRTVSIPPEISVSEMEKVVNLLNSKLVNVPLYKLKTRLYSELGEEMQRHISHYEELMQVLDTALESDQEQRIYLSGATNMLNQPEFKDVDKVKHILDLLEETPTLLKMLSPAAGGPGIQVRIGTENDHEAFASCSLITATYSLDGQPLGSIGILGPTRMEYARVMGILGILSRDLTAMLAHWYK, encoded by the coding sequence ATGTTAACAGAACGCCAAAGAATGATACTTAATGCTATTGTTGATGATTATATCTCCTCGGCTGAGCCTGTTGGCTCGCGCAGCATCTCCAAACGGGGTGATGTAGGCTACAGCCCTGCTACTATACGCAATGAAATGGCCGATCTGGAGGACCTGGGGTATCTGGAACAGCCCCACACTTCGGCAGGCCGGATACCGTCCCATAAAGGCTACCGTTATTATGTGGACCATCTGGTGCCTTGGAATTCCGCCGAATCTGCCGAGATGGGCACGATCCGCGCTTTTTTTGCCGAGAAGCTGAATGCGATGGAGCAAGTGATCCAGCACGCCGCAATGGTGCTCTCCAATATGACAAATTATACTTCCATCCTGCTGGGACCGGAGGTCTTTCATACTTCACTGCGCCACTTTCAGCTGCTGCCGCTGGACGACAGAACCGCTGTAGCGATTATCGTCACCAGCACCGGACAGGTGGAGAACCGGACCGTAAGCATCCCGCCGGAGATTTCCGTCTCCGAAATGGAGAAGGTGGTCAATCTGTTGAACAGCAAGCTGGTGAATGTGCCGCTCTACAAGCTGAAGACCCGGCTCTACTCCGAGCTTGGCGAAGAGATGCAGCGTCATATCTCTCATTATGAAGAATTAATGCAGGTGCTCGACACTGCGCTGGAAAGCGATCAGGAGCAGCGCATCTACCTCAGCGGGGCTACGAATATGCTGAACCAGCCTGAATTCAAGGATGTTGACAAGGTGAAGCACATTCTGGATCTGCTGGAGGAAACGCCGACACTGCTGAAGATGCTCTCGCCCGCCGCCGGCGGTCCGGGGATCCAGGTGCGGATCGGTACAGAGAACGACCATGAGGCTTTTGCCAGCTGCAGTCTGATTACAGCCACCTACTCCCTTGACGGGCAGCCGCTGGGCAGCATCGGCATTCTCGGTCCGACCCGGATGGAGTATGCGCGGGTGATGGGAATTCTGGGCATTTTATCGCGGGATTTGACAGCGATGCTGGCACACTGGTATAAGTGA
- a CDS encoding N-acetyltransferase, which translates to MIRHTSPEEDAKVICRNATAQDVEPLYLMIEEYAQRGIMLPRSRQALTRQIDQFVIAELDGKFIGCGSLFRLGSDLVEIRSIGLRDEGKGKGVGSKILKKLLEEAARQKIPKVMALTYAVDFFVRNGFEVVQKEIFPEKVWTDCINCKKQNACDEIAVLKILG; encoded by the coding sequence ATGATCCGCCATACGTCTCCCGAGGAAGACGCCAAAGTAATATGCAGAAATGCTACAGCGCAAGATGTTGAACCGCTGTACCTGATGATAGAGGAATATGCTCAGCGCGGTATCATGCTGCCCCGTTCACGGCAGGCGCTGACTCGCCAGATCGATCAGTTTGTAATTGCGGAATTGGACGGCAAGTTTATCGGCTGCGGCTCGCTGTTCAGACTGGGCAGTGATCTTGTAGAGATCCGGTCCATCGGCCTGCGGGATGAAGGCAAAGGCAAGGGCGTAGGCTCCAAGATTCTCAAGAAGCTGCTTGAGGAAGCCGCACGGCAGAAGATCCCGAAGGTGATGGCTTTGACCTACGCCGTTGATTTTTTTGTCCGCAACGGGTTTGAAGTGGTGCAGAAGGAGATCTTCCCCGAGAAGGTCTGGACGGACTGCATCAACTGCAAGAAGCAGAATGCCTGCGATGAAATCGCCGTACTGAAGATTCTCGGTTAA
- the hemW gene encoding radical SAM family heme chaperone HemW, which translates to MTTHTNGRPPEAIYIHIPFCTNKCFYCDFNSYVLKDQPVMDYLRALDREMEMTVQATPPGVIKTIFVGGGTPTVLKPDEMAYFLASIRRHFPQWDEQIEFTMEANPGTTAPDKLAVMKAGGVNRVSFGVQAFQNELLSGIGRIHDVDDVYRSLENARAAGLDNLSIDLMFGLPNQSVDMLKQSIAKALELKLPHYSIYSLKVEENTLFHTMFNKNQLPLPSEEDELQMYLLLMSSMEAAGYNQYEISNFSKPGMESRHNITYWRNQDYYGLGAGAHGYVKRQRHVNVKGVNPYIEASKSGLPRLNAFEVTEPEAMEDFMMVGLRLREGVSDEAFREQFGKSLLDIFAKPLHKMVNAGLLEHDGGTYRLSKQGILFGNDVFGEFVGALTEV; encoded by the coding sequence ATGACAACACATACGAATGGCCGTCCCCCTGAGGCTATATACATCCATATCCCTTTTTGTACGAATAAATGCTTCTACTGCGACTTCAATTCCTATGTCCTGAAGGATCAGCCGGTGATGGATTACCTCCGTGCGCTGGACCGGGAGATGGAGATGACGGTCCAGGCAACACCGCCCGGCGTCATTAAGACCATCTTTGTGGGCGGCGGAACGCCAACCGTGCTGAAGCCGGATGAGATGGCCTATTTCCTGGCCTCCATCCGCAGACATTTCCCGCAGTGGGATGAGCAGATTGAATTCACAATGGAGGCGAACCCCGGAACAACTGCCCCCGACAAGCTGGCCGTGATGAAGGCGGGCGGCGTGAACCGGGTCAGCTTCGGCGTCCAGGCCTTTCAGAATGAGCTGCTGAGCGGCATTGGCCGCATTCATGATGTGGACGATGTGTACCGCAGCCTGGAGAATGCGCGTGCGGCGGGCCTGGACAACCTGTCCATTGACCTGATGTTCGGCCTGCCGAACCAGAGCGTAGACATGCTGAAGCAGAGCATCGCCAAAGCACTGGAGCTGAAGCTGCCGCACTATTCCATCTACAGCCTCAAGGTGGAGGAGAATACGCTGTTCCACACGATGTTCAACAAGAACCAGCTGCCGCTGCCCAGTGAGGAGGACGAACTGCAGATGTACCTGCTGCTGATGTCTTCTATGGAAGCTGCCGGGTATAACCAATATGAGATCAGTAATTTCTCCAAGCCCGGCATGGAGAGCAGACATAACATCACCTACTGGCGCAACCAGGATTATTACGGCCTTGGAGCCGGAGCGCATGGTTATGTGAAGCGGCAGCGGCACGTCAATGTGAAGGGTGTGAATCCTTATATTGAAGCCTCGAAGAGCGGTCTGCCGCGTCTGAATGCTTTTGAGGTGACCGAGCCGGAGGCGATGGAGGACTTCATGATGGTCGGCCTGCGGCTGCGGGAAGGGGTGTCGGATGAGGCGTTCCGGGAGCAGTTTGGCAAGTCGCTGCTGGACATTTTTGCGAAGCCGTTGCATAAAATGGTGAATGCCGGACTGCTGGAGCACGACGGGGGCACCTACCGGCTTAGCAAGCAGGGAATCCTGTTTGGGAACGATGTATTCGGCGAATTTGTCGGCGCGCTGACAGAGGTTTAA
- the lepA gene encoding translation elongation factor 4 → MTDVQKRQQQIRNFSIIAHIDHGKSTLADRILEYTGALSSREMQEQVLDQMDLERERGITIKLQAVRLTYRADDGIDYYLNLIDTPGHVDFTYEVSRSLAACEGALLVVDAAQGIEAQTLANVYLALDNNLEILPVLNKIDLPNADPDRVKQEIEDVIGLDTSEAVMASGKSGIGIKEILEQVVKQVPAPTGDSEAPLKALIFDSHFDPYKGVIVYVRVIDGSIRAGSKIKMMATEKTFEVIEVGAFMPRMTIVNELNIGDVGFIVAGIKHVGDTRVGDTVTDTKNPTAEPLPGYRKINPMVYCGLYPIETSDYNDLREALEKLQLNDASLSFEPESSSALGFGFRCGFLGLLHMEIIQERIEREFNLPLITTAPSVIYRIMLTNGETLQIDNPSHYPEIGTIDYIEEPYVKAAIIVPNDFVGTVMELCQNKRGEFINMEYLDTTRVTITYEIPLSEIVYDFFDQLKSGTKGYASYDYEVCGYRRSNLVKMDILLNNEQVDALSFIVHRDRAYNRGRIICEKLRAIIPRQMFEVPIQASVGTKIVARETVKAMRKNVLAKCYGGDISRKRKLLEKQKEGKKRMKQVGSVEVPQEAFMAVLEID, encoded by the coding sequence ATGACTGACGTACAGAAAAGACAACAACAAATCCGCAATTTCTCGATTATTGCCCATATAGACCATGGTAAATCGACATTGGCTGACCGTATATTGGAATACACGGGAGCACTCAGCTCGCGTGAAATGCAGGAGCAGGTGCTCGACCAGATGGATCTGGAGCGTGAGCGCGGAATTACAATCAAGCTGCAGGCGGTTCGACTCACCTATCGTGCAGACGATGGAATTGATTATTACCTGAATTTGATCGACACACCGGGGCACGTCGACTTCACTTATGAAGTCTCGCGCAGCCTGGCCGCCTGTGAGGGCGCGCTGCTGGTCGTGGATGCAGCCCAGGGCATTGAAGCCCAGACGCTTGCCAACGTGTATCTGGCGCTGGACAACAACTTGGAAATACTGCCCGTATTGAACAAGATCGATCTGCCGAACGCAGACCCGGACCGGGTCAAGCAGGAGATCGAGGATGTGATCGGACTGGACACCAGCGAAGCTGTAATGGCTTCCGGCAAGTCCGGCATCGGGATCAAGGAGATACTGGAGCAGGTTGTGAAGCAGGTTCCGGCTCCAACCGGTGATTCGGAGGCGCCGCTGAAGGCGCTGATCTTCGATTCGCATTTTGACCCTTACAAAGGCGTTATCGTCTATGTGCGGGTGATCGACGGCAGCATCCGTGCCGGTTCTAAGATCAAGATGATGGCCACCGAGAAGACCTTTGAGGTCATCGAGGTTGGAGCGTTCATGCCGCGCATGACGATCGTCAATGAACTCAATATCGGTGATGTCGGCTTCATCGTGGCCGGGATCAAGCATGTTGGTGACACCCGTGTCGGTGATACTGTAACAGATACCAAGAATCCTACAGCAGAGCCGCTGCCTGGTTATCGCAAGATTAATCCGATGGTCTACTGCGGTCTGTACCCGATTGAAACTTCGGATTACAACGACCTGCGCGAAGCGCTGGAGAAGCTGCAGCTGAATGACGCTTCCCTCAGCTTCGAGCCGGAGAGCTCCAGCGCGCTGGGCTTCGGCTTCCGCTGCGGCTTCCTGGGCCTGCTGCATATGGAGATTATTCAGGAGCGGATCGAACGCGAGTTCAATCTGCCGCTGATTACAACCGCGCCAAGCGTTATCTACCGGATTATGCTGACCAACGGCGAAACCTTGCAGATCGATAACCCGTCGCACTATCCCGAGATTGGCACGATCGATTACATTGAAGAGCCTTATGTCAAGGCAGCGATCATTGTGCCCAATGATTTCGTAGGAACGGTTATGGAGCTGTGCCAGAACAAACGCGGCGAGTTCATCAACATGGAATACCTGGATACAACCCGGGTTACTATCACTTATGAGATTCCGCTCTCGGAGATCGTCTATGATTTCTTCGACCAGCTGAAGTCGGGCACCAAAGGATATGCCTCCTACGATTATGAGGTGTGCGGTTACCGGCGCTCCAATCTGGTCAAGATGGATATTCTGCTCAACAATGAGCAGGTCGATGCCTTGTCCTTCATCGTCCACCGGGACCGCGCCTACAACCGTGGCCGGATCATCTGCGAGAAGCTGCGCGCGATTATTCCGCGCCAGATGTTCGAGGTGCCAATCCAGGCTTCGGTAGGTACCAAGATCGTGGCGCGCGAGACCGTGAAGGCGATGCGCAAGAACGTCCTTGCCAAATGTTACGGCGGCGATATCTCGCGTAAGCGGAAGTTGCTGGAGAAGCAGAAGGAAGGCAAGAAGCGCATGAAGCAGGTCGGCAGCGTTGAGGTGCCGCAGGAAGCCTTCATGGCTGTGCTGGAAATAGACTAG
- a CDS encoding stage II sporulation protein P: MNKKWFQLWNIGRLRGRVLDVLSLGKTMLLLAAGSLVFFMLLGAGGLAGQKLGSSPIPSMKGLAASLSSGFFMDILGMEVPHLPQGKEPSALSGKKISSFALQLLTSVNPNDPKSLLAPEVPGLAADDPFLLRSGSGGTGGAPADYHPGTDELAHDETDPGHVPEATDAVDQPDQPAEPTPEPLPTDPPLPDKPESGPGASPGSGEAAADTSIKRILIYHSHPREAYNPLLGATSDNPSSAVPSKNVMLVGTYLSQRLEQRGIGAIHAQDDYATEVPDYSWNFSYKYSRLTVKAAMAENQELSQMIDIHRDSQRHGKTTAVIGGENYAQVYFILGHANKNWKKNEAFANQIHQLLEKNYPGVSRGIWGKSAGGGNNGEYNQTLSDKSVLIEVGGIDNSADELKRTADILADAIADVYWSSQDAEKVDAPDQTAAKTKEKTGGNQ; this comes from the coding sequence ATGAATAAAAAATGGTTCCAGTTATGGAATATCGGACGCCTGCGCGGCAGGGTGCTTGATGTTCTGTCCCTTGGCAAAACAATGCTGCTGCTGGCCGCAGGTTCACTGGTGTTCTTTATGTTGCTGGGAGCGGGCGGGCTGGCCGGCCAGAAGCTTGGCTCTTCGCCAATTCCTTCTATGAAGGGGCTGGCCGCCTCGCTCTCAAGCGGATTTTTTATGGATATACTGGGCATGGAGGTGCCGCATCTGCCGCAGGGGAAGGAGCCTTCCGCTTTATCGGGCAAAAAGATTTCGTCCTTTGCGCTCCAGCTCCTGACCAGTGTGAACCCGAATGATCCGAAGAGCCTGCTCGCCCCGGAGGTGCCGGGCCTTGCGGCTGACGATCCCTTCCTGCTGCGGAGCGGCTCCGGCGGAACCGGCGGCGCTCCGGCGGATTACCACCCGGGAACAGATGAGCTGGCTCACGATGAAACGGACCCGGGTCATGTTCCCGAGGCAACCGATGCGGTAGACCAGCCGGACCAGCCGGCGGAACCTACGCCTGAGCCGCTGCCGACCGATCCCCCTCTGCCGGACAAGCCGGAGAGTGGGCCAGGTGCATCGCCGGGTAGTGGAGAAGCTGCTGCGGACACGTCAATCAAACGGATTCTGATCTATCATTCCCACCCCCGGGAGGCCTACAACCCTCTGCTCGGCGCGACAAGCGACAATCCAAGCTCGGCTGTTCCGTCTAAGAATGTAATGCTGGTGGGGACTTATCTCTCCCAAAGATTGGAGCAGCGCGGCATCGGCGCGATTCATGCCCAGGATGACTATGCAACCGAGGTGCCCGACTACAGCTGGAATTTCTCTTATAAATATTCGCGGCTGACGGTCAAGGCGGCAATGGCGGAGAACCAGGAACTGAGCCAGATGATCGACATTCACCGCGATTCGCAGCGCCATGGCAAGACAACCGCGGTGATCGGCGGGGAAAATTATGCCCAGGTGTATTTTATCCTCGGACATGCGAATAAGAATTGGAAGAAGAATGAGGCGTTCGCCAACCAGATTCATCAGCTGCTGGAGAAGAATTATCCCGGCGTATCGCGCGGTATCTGGGGCAAATCGGCCGGAGGCGGCAATAACGGCGAATACAACCAGACCCTGTCGGATAAAAGCGTGCTGATCGAGGTTGGCGGCATTGATAATTCGGCGGATGAATTGAAGCGTACAGCTGATATTCTGGCCGATGCCATCGCCGATGTGTACTGGAGCAGCCAGGACGCGGAGAAGGTGGACGCACCGGACCAAACGGCAGCGAAGACGAAGGAGAAGACAGGCGGCAATCAGTAA
- the gpr gene encoding GPR endopeptidase has protein sequence MSLDLQLYSVRTDLALESKEMAQGPQRTPIPGVNEEVEEADGIKVTRLAVATEAGSQAIGRAIGNYVTLEVPALRGGDSGLQQKVSETFAYEFERFLLRIGIGKESSILIVGLGNWNVTPDSLGPLVVENSLITRQFYELMPDQISPGYRKVSAIAPGVLGLTGIESSEIVQGIVDRTKPDVIIAIDALASRSLERINTTIQIADIGIHPGSGIGNKRRGLTREILGIPCIAIGVPTVCYASTIVNNVLEMMKNHFGQGAPTKEIMGMLDDISEQERLSLVKEVLEPLGHDLIVTPKEIDEFIEVIANIVASGLNEALHDAVDPDNVGAYTH, from the coding sequence ATGTCACTCGATCTTCAGCTCTACTCAGTACGCACCGACCTTGCGTTGGAGTCCAAAGAAATGGCCCAAGGTCCGCAGAGAACGCCGATTCCCGGCGTTAACGAAGAGGTGGAAGAAGCAGACGGGATCAAGGTTACGCGGCTTGCAGTCGCCACTGAGGCCGGTTCACAAGCGATTGGCCGGGCCATCGGCAATTATGTAACGCTTGAGGTGCCCGCGCTGCGCGGCGGGGATAGCGGGCTGCAGCAGAAGGTGTCCGAGACCTTTGCGTATGAATTCGAGCGCTTCTTGCTCCGGATCGGGATCGGCAAAGAATCCTCTATTCTGATCGTCGGGCTGGGCAACTGGAATGTTACCCCGGATTCGCTCGGACCGCTGGTGGTGGAGAACTCGCTGATCACACGGCAGTTCTATGAGCTGATGCCTGACCAGATTTCGCCCGGCTACCGCAAGGTGAGCGCGATTGCTCCCGGCGTGCTGGGGCTGACCGGAATTGAATCCAGCGAGATTGTACAAGGCATTGTAGACCGCACCAAGCCGGATGTGATCATTGCGATTGATGCCCTTGCTTCCCGTTCGCTGGAGCGGATTAATACAACCATACAGATTGCTGATATCGGCATTCATCCCGGATCGGGCATCGGCAACAAGCGGCGCGGGCTGACCCGGGAGATTCTGGGGATTCCCTGCATCGCCATCGGCGTCCCTACCGTTTGTTATGCTTCCACGATTGTGAACAATGTACTGGAAATGATGAAGAATCATTTCGGCCAGGGTGCCCCCACCAAAGAAATCATGGGCATGCTGGACGATATCTCTGAGCAGGAGCGGCTGTCTCTGGTGAAGGAAGTGCTGGAGCCGCTGGGGCATGATCTGATCGTGACCCCGAAGGAAATCGATGAGTTTATTGAAGTGATTGCCAATATCGTAGCTAGCGGACTGAACGAAGCGCTGCATGATGCGGTTGATCCTGACAACGTCGGAGCTTATACGCATTAA
- the rpsT gene encoding 30S ribosomal protein S20 produces MPNIKSAVKRVKTNEKRRALNASQKSALRTAVKTADLALAGTEVETAQTAFQAASKKLDKAVSKGLVHKNAAARKKSRLAKKLNALTAQA; encoded by the coding sequence ATGCCAAATATTAAATCCGCGGTTAAACGCGTCAAAACGAACGAAAAACGCCGTGCACTGAACGCTTCTCAGAAATCTGCGCTTCGTACAGCTGTGAAAACTGCTGATCTCGCGCTGGCAGGTACAGAAGTTGAAACTGCTCAGACTGCTTTCCAAGCTGCTTCCAAAAAGCTGGACAAGGCCGTTTCCAAAGGTCTGGTTCATAAAAATGCGGCTGCCCGCAAAAAATCCCGCTTGGCTAAGAAATTGAACGCTCTTACGGCGCAAGCCTAA